The proteins below come from a single Lates calcarifer isolate ASB-BC8 linkage group LG11, TLL_Latcal_v3, whole genome shotgun sequence genomic window:
- the zmp:0000000896 gene encoding caspase recruitment domain-containing protein 10 has product MSGVTVWMEDVDIAPGEARSAAWTEERCEELWDRVEGVRHKLTRILNPVKLTPYLRQCKVIDEQDEDEVLNSTQYPLRISKAGRLLDILRGQGQRGLQAFMESLEFYHPEQYTQLTGEQPTQRCSLILDEEGPEGLTQFLLLEVRKLREQLRNSRMCERRLSQRCRMAEEERSRAERKAQELRHDRLQLERLRQDWESASRELGKLKDRHLEQAVKYSRALEEQGKASTRERDLLRQVEELKSRLTEADKQTVGAPENTTPAKRNSLLSNGVNGSPPALPEKPLQRTEVQKARSTETQMRNPVPATGVIALMDILQQDRREASEQRQELCDVITRLQGELQSTEEQRDKLELQCEQLQLKVRTLQLDWDTEQKRSVSYFNQIMELEKERDQALRSRDSLQLEYTDCLLDKNRLRKSIAELQANLEQLQRELERERERSREQMDQSSHCLHCSHLSLWSEEQCYGPCCSPGLDLSPWANSSHQLLRKMPSGGQATENSEDSRSNSEENLLLSTEDNEKEINRLSTFAFPPCMNSIHRRFNTEFDLDSWGSDENDNITGEQTEPSLWDSWHSLHSHLFPPDLVNLPTVSSHQPDPTVPRIPRSSPSSSPPTLPKHGRASLADDITIVGGNRTGIFVSHVRAGSPAEQCGLKEGSELLELERVLFGGGSVLLGQCTAEVAHFSLQWWTEPSTLKHQSNPEAFSKLSSQLSSPNFMGADSFYVRVNLNMEPHGDPPSLGVACDDIIHVTDTRYNGKYHWRCSLVDPHTAKPLQAGTMPNYNRAQQLLLVRLRKMALEQKDFKKKVFLKKSSGRVRLVKAVDPGCRGVGSTQQVLYTLSKRHEEHLIPYSLVQPVQVQTKRPVIFSPSLLSRGLIERLLQPAESGLNFNTCPPEPIQPSERRDKRVFLLDSCSPEQALGIRLQSIEDVISQDKHCLLELGLPSVEGLLRQGVYPIVIHIRPKNKKHKKLRKFFPRCGEDSVMEEVCQAEELQLETLPLLFYTLEPSTWSCTDELLAAIRNAIHSQQRAVAWVELDRLQ; this is encoded by the exons ATGAGTG GTGTCACAGTTTGGATGGAGGATGTGGACATAGCCCCGGGGGAGGCGCGATCTGCCGCCTGGACAGAGGAACGCTGCGAGGAGCTGTGGGATCGCGTGGAAGGAGTACGTCACAAGCTCACGCGCATCCTGAACCCAGTCAAACTCACGCCGTATCTGCGGCAGTGCAAGGTCATCGATGAACAGGATGAAGACGAGGTGCTCAACTCCACGCAGTACCCCCTGCGCATCAGCAAGGCTG GTCGCTTGCTGGACATTCTGCGGGGTCAGGGTCAGCGGGGCCTTCAGGCCTTCATGGAATCATTGGAGTTTTACCACCCAGAGCAGTACACACAGCTGACTGGAGAACAGCCCACACAGAGATGCTCCCTCATATTGG ATGAGGAAGGTCCAGAGGGTTTGACCCAGTTTCTGCTCCTGGAGGTGCGCAAACTGAGGGAGCAGCTACGGAACAGCCGTATGTGCGAGCGACGCCTGTCTCAGCGCTGCCGGATGGCGGAGGAGGAACGCAGCCGCGCTGAACGTAAAGCGCAGGAGTTACGTCACGACAGACTGCAGCTGGAGAG GTTGCGGCAGGACTGGGAGTCAGCCAGCCGAGAGCTGGGAAAGCTGAAGGACCGACACCTGGAGCAGGCTGTGAAGTACTCCAGGGCCTTGGAGGAGCAAGGCAAAGCCTCCACCCGAGAGAGAGATCTACTGAGGCAG GTGGAGGAGCTAAAGTCCAGGttgacagaggcagacaaacaaacagtcgGTGCCCCAGAGAACACTACGCCAGCCAAGAGAAACAGTTTGCTCTCTAATGGAGTAAATGGCTCTCCGCCTGCTTTACCAGAAAAGCCACTACAGCGTACTGAAGTTCAGAAAGCTAGGAGTACTGAGACTCAGATGAGGAACCCGGTTCCTGCCACTGGAGTCATa GCTCTAATGGATATCCTGCAGCAGGACCGCAGGGAGGCTTCAGAGCAGAGGCAGGAACTCTGCGATGTTATCACCAGACTACAGGGAGAGCTGCAGAGCACTGAGGAGCAAAGGGACAAG CTGGAGTTGCAGTGcgagcagctgcagctgaaggtGAGGACTCTGCAGCTGGACTGGGACACTGAGCAGAAGCGGAGTGTGTCCTATTTCAACCAGATCATGGAactggaaaaggagagagaccAG gcTCTGCGTAGTCGAGACAGCCTGCAGTTGGAGTACACTGACTGCCTGCTGGATAAGAACCGTCTGCGGAAAAGTATCGCAGAGCTGCAGGCCAAcctggagcagctgcagagggagctggagagagagagggagaggagtcGGGAGCAGATGGATCAGAGCAGCCACTGTCTGCACTGT TCCCACCTGTCTCTGTGGAGTGAGGAACAGTGTTACGGCCCCTGCTGCTCCCCCGGCCTGGACCTGAGCCCCTGGGCCAATAGCAGCCACCAGCTGCTCAGAAAG ATGCCATCTGGGGGCCAAGCCACTGAAAACTCTGAAG ATTCTCGCTCCAATTCAGAGGAGAATCTCCTGTTATCA ACAGAAGACAATGAAAAGGAAATTAATAGGCTCTCCACATTCGCCTTTCCTCCTTGTATGAACTCCATACACAGACGATTCAACACAGA gTTTGACTTGGACTCCTGGGGCAGTGATGAGAATGATAACATCACAG GTGAACAGACTGAACCTTCTTTGTGGGATTCCTGGCACTCCCTACACTCTCACCTCTTCCCCCCCGACCTGGTCAACCTGCCCACAGTCTCTTCACACCAACCAGATCCAACTGTTCCCAG GATCCCCCGCAGCTCCCCGTCTTCAAGTCCCCCCACCTTACCAAAGCATGGAAGAGCCAGTCTAGCTGATGATATCACAATAGTCGGAGGAAACCGAACAGGGATCTTTGTGAGCCATGTGAGAGCTGGTTCCCCAGCTGAACAATGCGGACTGAAGGAGGGCAGTGAGCTGctggag CTGGAGCGGGTGCTGTTTGGTGGGGGCAGTGTCCTGCTGGGTCAGTGCACTGCTGAGGTCGCCCACTTTTCTCTGCAGTGGTGGACAGAGCCGTCAACGCTCAAACACCAGAGCAACCCTGAGG CATTCTCAAAGCTGAGCTCCCAGCTCTCGTCACCTAATTTTATGGGGGCTGACTCTTTCTATGTGCGAGTCAATCTCAACATGGAGCCCCATGGTGACCCGCCGTCTCTGGGTGTGGCCTGTGATGACATAATACATGTCACAGACACAAGGTACAATGGGAAATACCACTGGCGCTGTTCCCTCGTGGACCCACACACAGCCAAGCCTCTGCAGGCAGGAACCATGCCCAACTACAACAG GGCACAACAGCTGTTACTTGTAAGACTGCGAAAAATGGCCCTGGAGCAAAAGGACTTCAAGAAGAAGGTG TTCTTGAAGAAATCATCTGGTCGTGTACGACTGGTGAAGGCAGTCGACCCCGGTTGCCGCGGGGTTGGTTCCACACAGCAGGTCCTTTACACACTCAGCAAAC GTCATGAGGAGCACTTGATCCCTTACAGTTTAGTGCAGCCAGTGCAGGTTCAGACTAAGCGGCCGGTCatcttctccccctctctcctctcccgtGGTCTCATAGAGAGGCTGCTGCAACCAGCAGAGTCTGGTTTGAACTTCAACACCTGCCCACCAG AGCCTATCCAGCCTTCAGAGAGACGAGATAAGAGAGTGTTCTTGTTGGATTCCTGCAGTCCAGAGCAGGCTCTGGGCATACGGCTGCAGTCAATAGAAGACGTCATTAGCCag GACAAGCACTGTCTGCTGGAGCTGGGGCTGCCCAGTGTTGAGGGCTTATTGAGACAGGGGGTTTATCCTATTGTCATCCATATCCGCCCtaagaacaaaaaacacaagaagcTGAG GAAGTTTTTTCCACGGTGTGGGGAGGACAGTGTAATGGAGGAGGTGTGCCAGGCCGAGGAGCTGCAGCTTGAGACACTGCCTCTGCTCTTCTACACCCTGGAGCCCAGCACCTGGAGCTGCACTGATGAGCTACTGGCAGCCATACGCAATGCCATCCacagccagcagagggcagtagCATGGGTCGAACTGGATAGGCTGCAGTAA